One Megalobrama amblycephala isolate DHTTF-2021 linkage group LG15, ASM1881202v1, whole genome shotgun sequence genomic window, ATCATGTTTTTGTGTGGTTCAAGGAAAACAATATAAACCTGGTTAGTaactatacatttaatttttaaatcattGATGTTTTCTTGAATTTCCTCAAAAACTCCAGCAATTCTGTTATACATGTGTTTTGATTTACTTTCTTTTTAATAGGAGAGTCAATATTGGATAAGAAGGACAATGGCTCAGGGATTTGTCTGACCATGATCTGCTCCATAACCTGTGCTATTCAGAACAGTACAGAGCCATGTCCAACACCACCACCACACGACTGTCCTAAATGGaacaaaactgtaaaatatacattttacatatattttcatatagtTGTGTAATTGCatagtaattttttatttcaaagtaaaaattttatgtttttttgcaaaatttttttattattttttgttgttcatGCAAAAATGAATATCATTCAATTTACCTTGCATCAGTCTCTctaatttagtattttttgctATGTTTCCAGACTAACGAGATCTTCCACATATGTGACTGTATTATGGGAAAGTGCATAAAGGGAGACATCATGGAGATTGTCCAACATCAATGTCCTCTTCCGAAGAGCATCACATGTACAAATAACCAGACAGCAGTGCTGGTCTATGATGAGCTACACTGCTGCCGGCAATACACCTGTGATTGTAAGTAAACTGTCGATCTCAAGTTCTTCGAGCTCTAACTTTGATGCAGACATCCCAACctgcaaaaagtcatttcagggaggtaccccccccccccccccccccccaaaaaaaaaaaaaaaaaagaggaaggagCTATAAGCTATAGGCATATGCAATTATTCgttaattatgtttaaatatatagattacttttactatttatataagcTGCTTATACTATTTATGTaaactgcttttatttattttccattgcaaCTTTAAACAGGTCTAAGgagtttgttgttttcatgtagCCTTGGCAACTTGCCTGAATAATATGCACATGAACTGAAACTTGTCAACTCACCTCACTGataattgattggttgatttgccgaAAAAGGACATTCGGGATGCTCTCTGTCATACATGCGCttcgcacacacacgcaaggtctctctctcgctccctATCCCTCTCTGCCGTGCGCGCGCTGGTTTGAAACACAGTCTCTATGCGCGCTCTTGCTCGCTCGCTCTAGATTCCGGGAGATTTTAACTAATTTgcgggcatcagggagccgctatcaATATGCGGGAGACTCCCGGAACTTCCGGGAGACTTGGGATGTCTGTTGATGTTGTCATCACGAAAAATATTCCATCTCTGTGAGTCTGTTTAACAATCTGCTGACATTTATGTCAGGCAAACGCATGTATGACagcttttaaatcatttaacgagtttgtttgcccatataatctttagggtattaggttagctaatttggcttgctgtccactgaggaggggctcgatgaaccagcttcaactcgagctctgatacacccccccagtgaataaatataggatatgattacatagggcaaggtacctgagatgaaggtggaatttggggaggtggagggatgctggaacagctaagactgaagagaggtaagcagctgcttatatactctggATGTTGATTGGAAGATGTTGATGGGCTCGCTTTTccctaaattacgtttaggaacttcactaAACTTAAGGGGTCTGATCCATTTGTATTATGGACTCACAGAGAtggattttttaaatctaaaaatcTCTGTTCCTctgaagaaagtaagtcatatacatatgagggtgagtaaatgatgaatgttcatttttggttggAGAACTTTTTAAGACATAAGCTTATTTACCATATTTGAAGTCATTCTAACTAATATGTTAACAGTTGgacaaaaataattataaaatttatAAGCAATATCAAAGTTATATTGTGCAGATGGTAGCGCTAGAATGGGATAGGTCAAAGGACTATTGGaataatttgtacaaataaTAAAAGGAAGACTGACTAACTAACTGTAGTGCTTTGtctataacattttttatttttcacactCACCCTCTTGTAGGCTTTTGTCAGGGTTGGGGTGGCTCGCATTACATGACATTTGATGGACGCTCCTACACTTACCAAGGAAACTGCACTTATATATTAATGGAGGAAATTAGACCTAAATACAATTTGAAGATCTACATTGACAATGTATACTGTGATATCCATGAGCCTGTATCCTGTCCCAGATCCATTATTGTTTCTTACAACAATCAAGTCATAACACTTAGGAATCACAGGTTCATGGAAGGTGCGGCACTACAGGTGAGACCTACAGTAGGATTGTAAAAAGATTTTGAGTATGTGTTAGATCTGCACTGTATTGTAAATTAACAGGTTTTCTTTTTGATTGCCTGTTATTCTATAAGGCACTGAAGGACAATGTTAATCTAACACTGCCATATACTCAAAATGGTGTGAGGGTTATCAAATCAAGCCTGAACTTGATCTTGGAGGTTCCAGAGCTACAAGTCGTTGTAACATTTGGAAACACCGACTTTAGCATCAACCTGCCATTCCAGCATTTTGGAAAGAACACACAAGGACACTGTGGTAAGTCAGcacattaaaaagtttaaaacatttgaaGTTATATCATGTTACTTTTAGCAATAAAATCATAAGGTGTGGTGCATAACAGATTTAAAATTAAGTAGGAAAGCTGTTGTTGTATGAAGgggtttgtatttgtgtattatTATGCTTAATTATTCCAAATCACTGCAACAAGGAACATGCAACAACAACCAGACTGATGACTGCATGCTGCCTGGAGGGATCTTGGTTAATGACTGTGCAGTGATGGCAGATCACTGGACAGCCAGTGGTGTggatggcaaaaactgcactaAACCAAGTCCAAGACCTCCAGTCTGGAATATATCCACACCCATGCCAATAACACCATACCAGCCCCATCCTGACTGCCACCATCTCCAGAGCAAGTGAGTTCATTCTATGTTGTGTAAAGTTCAATAAATTATGCTTTGCCTCAAAAGTGTATTTACCCTTCCAATcatctgttttcattttgaacttCCTCAGGGTGTTTGAAGCATGCCATTCCCATGTGTCTCCTGAAAATTTCTTTTTAGCCTGTCAGTATGATAGTATTCATATGAGCGACCCCTCAGTGGTGTGTGCCAGTCTGCAGAGCTATGCGAGGGCTTGCTCTCTGGTTGGGGTTTGCATTCACTGGAGAAACTACACTAGCCTTTGCAGTAAgttcattaataaaataaattaaaatttcctttatataaaatataaggatatacaattttatataaaaaatatttatataaaaaaggaTTTATCCATTGtataaaagaataataatgaaccTATTTTCTGTAGGACCTGTAAAGATTTGAATAAGAGATTGTTTTAACTTTTCTTCCTCAGACATTATATGTCCAGAAGATAAAATATTCTTGCCTTGTGGTCCAGCCGAACCTCCAACTTGTAGAGGCGGGTatgtacttttttacttttattttgaattaattcagtGGCACAATGTCTATccattttttaagttattttcaGTCTATTCATTTAACTCTACTCGTTtaaacacacaatcacacaacAGTTGAATTTGACCTAAATCTGATtccctaactttttttttttttttttttttttttttgctgttgtttttaattCCATTCTGGATCATGTTCACATTTAtctcattttttaaatgcatttctgtatATGTGAAACAGGGTTTCTGAGGGTCTTGAAAAGATCTTAAAGAGTCTTAATGCACCCTTACACAAATTAAGGTCTTAAATCAGAGCAGGAATTCTTAAGTAAATAAAGtcattgcattaaatattgcaTACATTACAAATAAATGACTTTCCAATACAAATGGTTTTCCAATacaaatatgtaaacatctttaaatcaagatgcaAATGCAAAATGAAGTCTtaaaaaactgaacaaaattaagtttaggtttaaaacaagaacaaatatctgaaTCTGTCAATGAGTCTgtcaacaaaaatactgaggaaaaTCATAATTTCTTGCACTGTGGTCAGAAGGTACAGTAAAAGTTAATTCCATATTCTAGTGGTTTGGGAGCAGAGGCAttcaagcttctttttttttgtaaaatgaattGAAGTAATGGATGTCTCTTGGAAGTTGTATTTTCAGACTTTACTGTGTTGCTAATACAACTGTGTTGCTAATACAACCCTGCAgctttcaaataattatgtctgACCCACAAATTCAttacttattatttatttatcaatttatttttggtaacactttagtttagggtccaattgaccgttcgcaaagacccgccccctttagttactgttgctacatccgacaagccatgctgctctcacgccacacatcatgttctcacgcagtaaaaaaaaaaaaaacatcgcggagcaaagaggacaccgacaacatgtcgacagacaagacagagcagtttacttttgatatgaaacaaagtctcatttttaaagaaatttaaattataaataccgttttgtggTTTATTTATaccatcaaataaacatgaatgaacatcataaggaatgttgtttcaatcgtggaaagacgtcagtacacgcCATTTTGTACCGACGTGAAtctactaactcccctgactgctttgtctaacaaaatggcagattcggcgttatgattggtttagatcgcctgtcaatcaaactgactagttgcttattagcatgcatattacttgGATATAGGCTGTTTATTGTACTTTTaaaacacatattaatgccttattctacatggccatattctacatcccttaatcctacccaataccaaaacttaacaactactttACTAACTTTTCTTTGTCGTTGTTTTTACGTCTGAGCAAGCAAAATTTAAAgcagtttatttcatttgcatctttcttttattatatttatcctattgtttttttttatatgctgATGTTATCAGTAGTTTTTTATGTCTGCAATTAAAACATGATTCaaggaaaacaattaaaaataaatgttatttacaaAGGTGGATGTGTGATACATATAACACCTGTTTAGATCAGTGCTTAAACACACTGGCACATTTAATAGGTCATGTGATGTCAACCTAAACAAAAATAAGCAGAAAATGTAAATTAGGCACTTTGGTTTACAGTATAGAAATTGCCTAGGATGCAGTGTTAATGTTACTgtgatgtaaatgtaatgtgtgtaataaaataaaaagtttaaataatatttgcatttcAGACCTATGCAGAGCTCAATTTCAGTGCCCACAGAAGGCTGCTTCTGCCGTGAGAACAAAACACTCTTCAGCACGGAGTCAGGATTATGTGTGTCAAAATGTGGTGAGAAGCCTTTATAGTTTGTGTATCTATCAGAGTTAAAGTCGATTTACTAAGGTTTACACTAGTCGATTTACTGGTATTTGGGGCCTTATTTAATGaccaaaaaagcatgtcttaaaccaTTTTGCAGTTGACATGACTGTGATAGTTGCCGCGGAGAACAGAAAGAGTGAGTGGTAGAAGGAAGAGAATTTTCTCCACTCGTGTTAATTTACTTGGAATGCCAGCGGAAAATTTTTCCTTTAGtattctttttaatttattattactatgTTATTATTTCTAATTTGTACTGAtcttggtagattgcgttgATCATTATGGAAATTAACAGGCTGTGTCCGTGTTCTTTTATCTGCACATTGTCAAGAGATTGCTCGCAGAAATTTCCTTTGATTCTTTTATGGGTTTGCGGTCTCATGTTAATTTTCACTGTTTAGGCCCTTGGTCTTAATACTTCACCTCTAGATAGACAGATTGTTCTACATTTTACAACATGGTCTTACATGTGCACACAGTCTATTTCCGGCATACAAAAGATAATAATTACCCAGACCGGTATGATTCTTTCATAGTTGGAAACATTGTAAATAACAGTCATATCCATGATTGTTGAGTATCTGAAATGCATGCTGTGataaatacaatattatatCTAGATTAAGTCCAGTAGAATTGACAGTATGTTACTTGGGCTAGTAGATCTTGGTTTGGATCTGGGCCTCTAATCTTCTGTTTTGGTCTGGGACTTGAGGGTTTTGACTCCAACTGTGTGTGGTGTCTATCAAGGCcctgagaaagaaaaataaagatgtacAGAAAACTTGTACCTCACGTCAACATGTATGCCATATCCATTTTTGAGAATGTTTCTGATTTTGGTCTTACCTTGTAGGATGTGTGGACTCCTCTGGGACTCCACGTGAGGTACAGCAAGGTTTAAAACTGTTCATCAATAATCAATTGTGTTGTGCTATGTGTTGAAGAAGTATCCCAGTTAtacttattttgtttgtttgtttttgttgcagtttgataAGCATTTTATGCACAACTGTGAAGACTGTGTCTGTGATAAGGCCAGCCAATCAGTGATCTGTAAACCCAAGAAGTGTCCTGATGTGACACCTGAGAACTGCACTGGGCCCGGCTTCATGCTGTTCAATGAGACTGATCCCGCTGACCCATGTTGCAGCAAACAAGTTTGCAAAGAGATTGGTacgtttcttttttttaatggggTTTGGTTTAGGATTGAAGTGTAATTTTTTGAAGTCTCCTCTCACTCTGTTCCATAAAGTAGATTGTGCAGTCATCATGTGCAAAGATGGATCATGTACAAAAGGGTCCTGTATTTATGTTGCACCAGACAACACCACACATACTCTCAAGGTACATTTGAAAAAATCTTTTCAGTTCCCAGTCAGTCACAATCAAtgaattgggatcccaattcgtcagtTCAGTTCTGATGTAACGTCTCCATTtcctccttcagggaatgagggttacatacgtaatcAAGATGTTCAAAAACTTGCTCTGTTCCTCAATCTTCATgttgtttgtctttttgtagGATGGAGAGGAGTACAAGTACAAATGTGAAACTGTTACCTGCCATCAAATTAATGGCTTGTTTGTGACTAAGAAAACCATCACAAAATGTCCTTATTTGAGTTCACATGAATGTGAGCCTGTAAGTACAACTCCACACATCATACACTTTTCATATACTACACATGGTCTTATCTGATTGTGCACATTTCTTCAATCATTGAGGAGTTTGTACAGCAGCATTATGTTTCAGATAGTGACATTGCTTCGTTGTTGATTAGTTACATTAATGTGACAAGTTCACCCAGCTTCTGTTTGgttaatgaattaatgaatacTTGCCGTTCACTCTAAGGGGTTTGAATAtgtgaaaaaagaagaagagtgcTGTGGAACATGTACACAAGTGGCCTGTATTTATGAAGCACCAGACGACACCAGACAGACTCTCAAGGTACATTTGAAACATCTTTTCATCTGCAAGAATCTGCTCTGTTCATCAGTCTTCATGAAGTCTGCTTGTCTTTTGATAGGATGGAGAAGTTCACAAATACAAATGCGAAAATGTTACCTGTCGTGAATTTAATGGGGTGTTTGTGACTGAGAAGACCATAAGAGAATGTCCTTACTTGAGTTCACATAACTGTGGGCCTGTAAGTAAAATTTCTAGCTTCAACTCCACACCAAACCTGttcttgaatgtttttttttgttttgttttttggctgattcttcatacagtggactaccagtaacatttatgaaaatttggaaccaaaaattattcagacactttgacctgatcatgctttgcttaagtgttatctgacataattaagattatttttttctgacatagTTTAACTGAGATCTTGTcttgaaatgttcaaggtgtctgaataaattttggtttgactgtatatactgtatagtaCTGTGCAAGTCACATTTGATACTTCACAGTTGTGTTTTAGGAtggttatttatgttttgcttTAGTGCAGGTAGGAAATAACAATTCGATTAAGAACATTTCTTGAATGTGCATTCAATGGATTTAGGCCATTTAATTTGCCTAAGACTCACATACATAGTACTGTATACTGTATGAATACATtttccttaaaggtgcaatgtgtaaaatttgggaggatctattgacataaatgcaatataatatacataagtTTTCAGTGGTGCATAAAGACCTTatataatgaaccgttatgtttttattagcttagaatgagccatttctatctcagACATCCCCCTCCATGTCAAGTATGCtccagcatgtttctacagcagccctaaacggacaaacactCAACAGAGTGCGTTTCAtcactatgttgttgttgttcttcttcgctggcagcttgcatcgtcactacgttgaatacgcacaaagaagtagtagtagtcgtCGTCTGGTTTATTTGAAGCAGAGActgttctttgttagaagtaagaagaaacatCATTGCTTCACACaggctactctctgctgtctcagacgacgacATCTTTGTCTTGTATCGGCCAGACGCCACTGTAGCTTCTCTGAAAGTGAGAGGTGTGAGGGTTGCCAGATGCagctaaaatgtatatattgcacctttaactcaaAATTAGAGCTTAAAAAGTTGTTATTAAATGTGTTGTACAATAAATGTGCCACTGGATTATTGAAACTACTgtataaacttgtttttcattTCAAGGGGTTTGAATATATGAAAAAAGAGAGCGAGTGCTGTGAAACATGTACTCAAGTGGCCTGTATTTATGATGCACCAGACAACACCAGACATGTTCTCACGGTAAAACATTCTCAAACTTTTCTTTCAGTTCATCAGACAAAGAATCTGCTCTGAATTAATCCTTATGTGTCTGTCTTTTTGTAGAATGGTGAGGAGGTCAAGTACAAATGTGAAACTGTTACCTGCCATCAAATTAAGGACTCGTTTGTGGCTGAGAAAACCAAGCACAGAATGTGCTTACTTGAGTTCACAAGACTGTGGGGCTGTGAGTAGTTTTTCTAgctttaaagtgttagttcacccaaaaatgaaaattctgtcatttattactcacccttatgttgttccacatccgtaagaccttcattcatcttcagaacacaaattcacAAAGATGTTTTTGTGAAGTCTGAGAGGTTATTGTCTCTCCATAGACATCCAACACAGCTACCACTCCaacgtccagaaaggtaggaaaaagacatcattaaagtactctatgtgactccagtggcttaaacttaattttatgaagcgatgtgagtgctttgtttgtgcaaaaaaacgttaccaatttatttacaaaataatattatccaaagcGTGTTCACGCAACACGCATTGAACGCACGTTGCAGATCgatatttttgtaagtaaagtggtaaatagtttttttgtgcaaacaaagcactcacgtTGCTTCATGAAATTAAGTTTAACGAGTtcgtttgcccatataatctttagggtattaggttagctaatttggcttgctgtccactgaggagaggctcgatgaagcagcttcaactcgtGCTCTATATATCCCaatgaataaatataggatatgATTACATAGGGCAAGAAACCAgagatgaaggtggagtttggggaggtggagggatgctgaaacagctgagactgaagagaggtaagcagctgcttatatactctggctgttgattggaagattagatgggctcgctTCTCCCTAAATTACATTTAGGAACTTCACttaagccactggagtcacatggagtactttatgATGActttttcctacctttctggatcttggaGTGATAGTTgtgttggatctctatggagagatagaaacctctcagacttcatcaaaaatatcttaatttgtgttctgaagaagaacgatggtcttacggatgtggtacgacatgagggtgagtaatgaatgacagaattttcattttttcggtgaactaaccctttaaatacacaCGTCACACACTTGTTCAGTTCGTATTTTCAGTAGCTGTTGCTTTTTGAGATATTACACTGTTTCTTAACTTATTGTACACATTCATTAAGAAAGTTTTTACAGCACCAATTCAGCATCATGCCCTCAGATAGTGACATTGCGTCATTGGTCACGTGCCACATTGCATCCGATCAACAGTGACATTCATCCATTTTGCAACTGATTAATAAAATGATCAACTTGTCTTTCACTTCAAGGGGTTTGAATATGTGAAAAAAGAAGGAGAGTGCTGTGGAACATGTACACAAATAGCCTGTATTTATGATGCACCAGACAACACCAGACAGACTCTCAAGGTACATTTGAAAACATTCCCAAACTTTTCTTCATCATTTCAGTTCATAAAATACAATCTGCTCTGTTCTTCAATCCTCAtggtgtctgtctgtcttttgttAGGTTGGAGAAGTCAAGAGTTACACATGTGAAACTGTTACCTGCCATCAAATTAATGACTCGTTCATCAGTGAGAAGACTAAAACAAAATGTCCTTATTCAAGTTCACATAGCTGTGGGCCTGTGAGTAGAATCTCTAGCTTCAACTCCACAATAAACAATtgttagggcccgagcaccaatggtatgaggaccctattgtaatcgctctgtcaattcttcttcttctcctcaaCGAATTACATTTTTGAGTGCTTAAACATGCTTGAAACTTTTTAAATGCATCAGaggtggtgaaaatttacgtctgatatgggtttcagaattaggtgtgacaaaatggcttgatagcgccacctacaaattttcaattaagcgcccttcgcgCTACGTTacacgtacaggtatgaaattcagtagacacatgtaacagcccaatacctacagaAAAGTCTCAGAAgtaaaatctgaaaacccaacaggaagtgagatattttgcggtttttgccatttccagatgttTTACTTTAACAAACTACTCGTAGAGATTttttcagataaacatcatattt contains:
- the LOC125247020 gene encoding mucin-2-like encodes the protein VPSTTSTTPGTPPPSTTTSTTPITPPTTVSTEVPSTTSTTPGTPPPSTSTTTSTTPITPPSTVSTEVPSTTSTTPGTPPPSTSTTTSTTPITPPSTVSTEVPSTTSTTPGTPPPSTTTSTTPITPPTVSTEVPSTTSTTPGTPPPSTTTSTTPITPPTTVSTEVPSTTSTTPGTPPPSTLTTTSTTPITTPPTVSTEVPSTTSTTPGTPPPSTSTTTSTTPTPLIIFTESTRSTSITSPQKQIVNTTTPTSCFCVVQGKQYKPGESILDKKDNGSGICLTMICSITCAIQNSTEPCPTPPPHDCPKWNKTTNEIFHICDCIMGKCIKGDIMEIVQHQCPLPKSITCTNNQTAVLVYDELHCCRQYTCDCFCQGWGGSHYMTFDGRSYTYQGNCTYILMEEIRPKYNLKIYIDNVYCDIHEPVSCPRSIIVSYNNQVITLRNHRFMEGAALQALKDNVNLTLPYTQNGVRVIKSSLNLILEVPELQVVVTFGNTDFSINLPFQHFGKNTQGHCGTCNNNQTDDCMLPGGILVNDCAVMADHWTASGVDGKNCTKPSPRPPVWNISTPMPITPYQPHPDCHHLQSKVFEACHSHVSPENFFLACQYDSIHMSDPSVVCASLQSYARACSLVGVCIHWRNYTSLCNIICPEDKIFLPCGPAEPPTCRGGPMQSSISVPTEGCFCRENKTLFSTESGLCVSKCGCVDSSGTPREFDKHFMHNCEDCVCDKASQSVICKPKKCPDVTPENCTGPGFMLFNETDPADPCCSKQVCKEIVDCAVIMCKDGSCTKGSCIYVAPDNTTHTLKDGEEYKYKCETVTCHQINGLFVTKKTITKCPYLSSHECEPGFEYVKKEGECCGTCTQIACIYDAPDNTRQTLKVGEVKSYTCETVTCHQINDSFISEKTKTKCPYSSSHSCGPGFEYVKKEGECCGSCTQVACIYDAPNNTRHVLTDGEVQSYTCETVTCREFNGLFVTEKTKTKCPYSSSLDCGPGFEYVKKEGECCGTCTQVACIYDAPDNTRHVLNDGKEYYFKCMNTTCVNRTGMFMTKESYKQCPPFNRDDCKPETVQYDKDGCCEICELSNCVRAKNVTHLHVNDCTSIEDVEVTSCAGHCDDGSMYSMENDIMMHSCSCCREERVSRKDVMLKCANGSEILHHYTYIETCKCTPTKCEEETGKNEHGQFTEINLVTLNGINEP